From one Triticum urartu cultivar G1812 chromosome 3, Tu2.1, whole genome shotgun sequence genomic stretch:
- the LOC125545687 gene encoding snRNA-activating protein complex subunit isoform X5, which yields MAAAGEEAECSAAAEERPREPFARGGPVFIPYMVGPVCTVPEFISSTLREVQSLRDELGDPGDEFDDELCVDDLRVLSEEELVERALREAMEEGWDCGAPAQSADQSSGAPSQPLDQRMSASSTPGNETVTSSASAETQSSVSAPGDMAIGLHEPQGSNGKTRGGKRKTRERNGNNGALTSDSTAERETSGSPVELAIVPHESEGSKGKPRGRKGKNVTSSTPSIESETPVLPSEDMSVVPHDPEGTDGQTERKKCKKRGRHFDREVRAHILQGSYLSKAEKMSEIMVKQEDDKRAARLHSFSGDSVMSKGSKASAEKIDLAKSLKYNSAHSAPWKNKASKSDEHMPIVYPEAILCVEIYECRHGSVKNQEFLVLGSQLLTDLKDNIYCSTNKLMELNKLHNHSGYFLIEDTFYNDTRHYSAVDYSKPILDWLDNSSDEVAEKWDAISSGVLKKRQKDLLKGLHISNVPEFKSANMQSTYFSDLHFRLGAGYLYCHQGNCKHTFVIRDMRLIHPEDTQNQAEYPLMTFQMQRRFQKCSVCQIYLATKMTVDDKWAPNNPCYFCKQCYYLLHYKEDDSLLYHHTVYDYFQD from the exons atggcggcggctggggaggaggcggagtgctccgccgccgccgaagaGCGGCCGCGCGAGCCCTTCGCCCGCGGCGGCCCGGTGTTCATCCCCTACATGGTGGGCCCTGTCTGCACCGTCCCCGAGTTCATCTCCTCCACGCTCCGCGAGGTTCAG TCCCTGCGTGACGAATTGGGCGACCCCGGGGACGAGTTCGATGACGAGCTATG CGTTGATGACCTGAGGGTGCTCTCTGAGGAGGAGCTTGTGGAGCGCGCTCTCCGGGAGGCTATGGAG GAGGGCTGGGACTGTGGCGCTCCAGCACAATCAGCAGATCAGAGTTCTGGCGCTCCATCACAGCCATTGGATCAAAG AATGTCAGCGAGTTCCACCCCTGGAAATGAGACTGTCACCTCAAGCGCATCAGCTGAAACACAAAGTTCAGTATCAGCTCCCGGTGATATGGCAATTGGACTGCATGAACCACAAGGCAGCAATGGGAAAACAAGAGGTGGAAAGAGGAAAACCAGAGAGAGGAATGGAAACAATGGTGCCCTCACCTCAGATTCAACAGCTGAAAGAGAGACATCTGGATCACCTGTTGAGTTGGCGATTGTACCACATGAATCAGAAGGGAGCAAGGGGAAACCCAGAGGCAGAAAGGGTAAAAATGTAACCTCTTCAACTCCATCAATTGAAAGTGAAACACCTGTATTGCCTAGTGAGGATATGTCAGTTGTTCCTCATGATCCAGAAGGTACAGATGGTCAAACAGAACGTAAAAAGTGTAAAAAGAGAGGCAGGCATTTTGATCGGGAAGTTCGAGCGCATATTTTACAG GGGAGTTATCTTAGTAAAGCAGAGAAGATGTCAGAGATCATGGTAAAGCAAGAAGATGACAAACGTGCAGCAAGGCTGCACTCATTCAG TGGTGATTCTGTGATGTCCAAAGGCTCTAAGGCATCGGCGGAGAAAATTGACTTGGCAAAATCTCTTAAATACAACAGTGCCCACAGTGCCCCCTGGAAG AACAAAGCTTCGAAATCTGACGAACACATGCCTATAGTTTATCCAGAAGCAATTCTTTGTGTCGAAATTTATGAGTGCAGGCATGGCTCTGTGAAA AATCAGGAATTTCTTGTGTTGGGGAGCCAGCTCCTCACAGATCTGAAGGACAATATTTACTGTTCGACTAATAAGTTGATGGAGTTGAACAAGCTACACAATCATTCTGGCTATTTTCTTATTGAG GACACGTTCTACAATGACACTAGACATTATTCTGCCGTTGATTACAGTAAGCCTATACTTGACTGGCTTGACAATTCCAGTGATGAGGTGGCGGAGAAGTGGGACGCCATTAGTTCTGGCGTGTTGAAGAAACGACAAAAGGACTTATTGAAGGGCTTGCATATTTCAAATGTGCCCGAGTTTAAATCTGCAAACATGCAAAGTACCTACTTTTCAGACCTGCACTTCCGGCTTGGTGCTGGGTACCTCTACTGCCACCAG GGGAACTGCAAGCACACGTTTGTGATTAGAGACATGAGGCTGATCCACCCGGAGGACACGCAGAACCAAGCGGAGTACCCTCTCATGACGTTCCAAATGCAGAGGCGTTTCCAGAAGTGTTCAGTGTGCCAGATCTACCTCGCCACGAAGATGACGGTGGACGATAAATGGGCTCCCAATAATCCCTGCTATTTCTGCAAGCAGTGCTACTACCTCCTCCACTACAAGGAGGACGACTCGCTGTTATACCATCATACCGTGTATGATTACTTCCAAGACTAG
- the LOC125545687 gene encoding snRNA-activating protein complex subunit isoform X2, with product MAAAGEEAECSAAAEERPREPFARGGPVFIPYMVGPVCTVPEFISSTLRESLRDELGDPGDEFDDELCVDDLRVLSEEELVERALREAMEEGWDCGAPAQSADQSSGAPSQPLDQRLDGGTCRMSASSTPGNETVTSSASAETQSSVSAPGDMAIGLHEPQGSNGKTRGGKRKTRERNGNNGALTSDSTAERETSGSPVELAIVPHESEGSKGKPRGRKGKNVTSSTPSIESETPVLPSEDMSVVPHDPEGTDGQTERKKCKKRGRHFDREVRAHILQGSYLSKAEKMSEIMVKQEDDKRAARLHSFSGDSVMSKGSKASAEKIDLAKSLKYNSAHSAPWKNKASKSDEHMPIVYPEAILCVEIYECRHGSVKNQEFLVLGSQLLTDLKDNIYCSTNKLMELNKLHNHSGYFLIEDTFYNDTRHYSAVDYSKPILDWLDNSSDEVAEKWDAISSGVLKKRQKDLLKGLHISNVPEFKSANMQSTYFSDLHFRLGAGYLYCHQGNCKHTFVIRDMRLIHPEDTQNQAEYPLMTFQMQRRFQKCSVCQIYLATKMTVDDKWAPNNPCYFCKQCYYLLHYKEDDSLLYHHTVYDYFQD from the exons atggcggcggctggggaggaggcggagtgctccgccgccgccgaagaGCGGCCGCGCGAGCCCTTCGCCCGCGGCGGCCCGGTGTTCATCCCCTACATGGTGGGCCCTGTCTGCACCGTCCCCGAGTTCATCTCCTCCACGCTCCGCGAG TCCCTGCGTGACGAATTGGGCGACCCCGGGGACGAGTTCGATGACGAGCTATG CGTTGATGACCTGAGGGTGCTCTCTGAGGAGGAGCTTGTGGAGCGCGCTCTCCGGGAGGCTATGGAG GAGGGCTGGGACTGTGGCGCTCCAGCACAATCAGCAGATCAGAGTTCTGGCGCTCCATCACAGCCATTGGATCAAAGGTTAGATGGGGG CACATGCAGAATGTCAGCGAGTTCCACCCCTGGAAATGAGACTGTCACCTCAAGCGCATCAGCTGAAACACAAAGTTCAGTATCAGCTCCCGGTGATATGGCAATTGGACTGCATGAACCACAAGGCAGCAATGGGAAAACAAGAGGTGGAAAGAGGAAAACCAGAGAGAGGAATGGAAACAATGGTGCCCTCACCTCAGATTCAACAGCTGAAAGAGAGACATCTGGATCACCTGTTGAGTTGGCGATTGTACCACATGAATCAGAAGGGAGCAAGGGGAAACCCAGAGGCAGAAAGGGTAAAAATGTAACCTCTTCAACTCCATCAATTGAAAGTGAAACACCTGTATTGCCTAGTGAGGATATGTCAGTTGTTCCTCATGATCCAGAAGGTACAGATGGTCAAACAGAACGTAAAAAGTGTAAAAAGAGAGGCAGGCATTTTGATCGGGAAGTTCGAGCGCATATTTTACAG GGGAGTTATCTTAGTAAAGCAGAGAAGATGTCAGAGATCATGGTAAAGCAAGAAGATGACAAACGTGCAGCAAGGCTGCACTCATTCAG TGGTGATTCTGTGATGTCCAAAGGCTCTAAGGCATCGGCGGAGAAAATTGACTTGGCAAAATCTCTTAAATACAACAGTGCCCACAGTGCCCCCTGGAAG AACAAAGCTTCGAAATCTGACGAACACATGCCTATAGTTTATCCAGAAGCAATTCTTTGTGTCGAAATTTATGAGTGCAGGCATGGCTCTGTGAAA AATCAGGAATTTCTTGTGTTGGGGAGCCAGCTCCTCACAGATCTGAAGGACAATATTTACTGTTCGACTAATAAGTTGATGGAGTTGAACAAGCTACACAATCATTCTGGCTATTTTCTTATTGAG GACACGTTCTACAATGACACTAGACATTATTCTGCCGTTGATTACAGTAAGCCTATACTTGACTGGCTTGACAATTCCAGTGATGAGGTGGCGGAGAAGTGGGACGCCATTAGTTCTGGCGTGTTGAAGAAACGACAAAAGGACTTATTGAAGGGCTTGCATATTTCAAATGTGCCCGAGTTTAAATCTGCAAACATGCAAAGTACCTACTTTTCAGACCTGCACTTCCGGCTTGGTGCTGGGTACCTCTACTGCCACCAG GGGAACTGCAAGCACACGTTTGTGATTAGAGACATGAGGCTGATCCACCCGGAGGACACGCAGAACCAAGCGGAGTACCCTCTCATGACGTTCCAAATGCAGAGGCGTTTCCAGAAGTGTTCAGTGTGCCAGATCTACCTCGCCACGAAGATGACGGTGGACGATAAATGGGCTCCCAATAATCCCTGCTATTTCTGCAAGCAGTGCTACTACCTCCTCCACTACAAGGAGGACGACTCGCTGTTATACCATCATACCGTGTATGATTACTTCCAAGACTAG
- the LOC125545687 gene encoding snRNA-activating protein complex subunit isoform X1: MAAAGEEAECSAAAEERPREPFARGGPVFIPYMVGPVCTVPEFISSTLREVQSLRDELGDPGDEFDDELCVDDLRVLSEEELVERALREAMEEGWDCGAPAQSADQSSGAPSQPLDQRLDGGTCRMSASSTPGNETVTSSASAETQSSVSAPGDMAIGLHEPQGSNGKTRGGKRKTRERNGNNGALTSDSTAERETSGSPVELAIVPHESEGSKGKPRGRKGKNVTSSTPSIESETPVLPSEDMSVVPHDPEGTDGQTERKKCKKRGRHFDREVRAHILQGSYLSKAEKMSEIMVKQEDDKRAARLHSFSGDSVMSKGSKASAEKIDLAKSLKYNSAHSAPWKNKASKSDEHMPIVYPEAILCVEIYECRHGSVKNQEFLVLGSQLLTDLKDNIYCSTNKLMELNKLHNHSGYFLIEDTFYNDTRHYSAVDYSKPILDWLDNSSDEVAEKWDAISSGVLKKRQKDLLKGLHISNVPEFKSANMQSTYFSDLHFRLGAGYLYCHQGNCKHTFVIRDMRLIHPEDTQNQAEYPLMTFQMQRRFQKCSVCQIYLATKMTVDDKWAPNNPCYFCKQCYYLLHYKEDDSLLYHHTVYDYFQD; the protein is encoded by the exons atggcggcggctggggaggaggcggagtgctccgccgccgccgaagaGCGGCCGCGCGAGCCCTTCGCCCGCGGCGGCCCGGTGTTCATCCCCTACATGGTGGGCCCTGTCTGCACCGTCCCCGAGTTCATCTCCTCCACGCTCCGCGAGGTTCAG TCCCTGCGTGACGAATTGGGCGACCCCGGGGACGAGTTCGATGACGAGCTATG CGTTGATGACCTGAGGGTGCTCTCTGAGGAGGAGCTTGTGGAGCGCGCTCTCCGGGAGGCTATGGAG GAGGGCTGGGACTGTGGCGCTCCAGCACAATCAGCAGATCAGAGTTCTGGCGCTCCATCACAGCCATTGGATCAAAGGTTAGATGGGGG CACATGCAGAATGTCAGCGAGTTCCACCCCTGGAAATGAGACTGTCACCTCAAGCGCATCAGCTGAAACACAAAGTTCAGTATCAGCTCCCGGTGATATGGCAATTGGACTGCATGAACCACAAGGCAGCAATGGGAAAACAAGAGGTGGAAAGAGGAAAACCAGAGAGAGGAATGGAAACAATGGTGCCCTCACCTCAGATTCAACAGCTGAAAGAGAGACATCTGGATCACCTGTTGAGTTGGCGATTGTACCACATGAATCAGAAGGGAGCAAGGGGAAACCCAGAGGCAGAAAGGGTAAAAATGTAACCTCTTCAACTCCATCAATTGAAAGTGAAACACCTGTATTGCCTAGTGAGGATATGTCAGTTGTTCCTCATGATCCAGAAGGTACAGATGGTCAAACAGAACGTAAAAAGTGTAAAAAGAGAGGCAGGCATTTTGATCGGGAAGTTCGAGCGCATATTTTACAG GGGAGTTATCTTAGTAAAGCAGAGAAGATGTCAGAGATCATGGTAAAGCAAGAAGATGACAAACGTGCAGCAAGGCTGCACTCATTCAG TGGTGATTCTGTGATGTCCAAAGGCTCTAAGGCATCGGCGGAGAAAATTGACTTGGCAAAATCTCTTAAATACAACAGTGCCCACAGTGCCCCCTGGAAG AACAAAGCTTCGAAATCTGACGAACACATGCCTATAGTTTATCCAGAAGCAATTCTTTGTGTCGAAATTTATGAGTGCAGGCATGGCTCTGTGAAA AATCAGGAATTTCTTGTGTTGGGGAGCCAGCTCCTCACAGATCTGAAGGACAATATTTACTGTTCGACTAATAAGTTGATGGAGTTGAACAAGCTACACAATCATTCTGGCTATTTTCTTATTGAG GACACGTTCTACAATGACACTAGACATTATTCTGCCGTTGATTACAGTAAGCCTATACTTGACTGGCTTGACAATTCCAGTGATGAGGTGGCGGAGAAGTGGGACGCCATTAGTTCTGGCGTGTTGAAGAAACGACAAAAGGACTTATTGAAGGGCTTGCATATTTCAAATGTGCCCGAGTTTAAATCTGCAAACATGCAAAGTACCTACTTTTCAGACCTGCACTTCCGGCTTGGTGCTGGGTACCTCTACTGCCACCAG GGGAACTGCAAGCACACGTTTGTGATTAGAGACATGAGGCTGATCCACCCGGAGGACACGCAGAACCAAGCGGAGTACCCTCTCATGACGTTCCAAATGCAGAGGCGTTTCCAGAAGTGTTCAGTGTGCCAGATCTACCTCGCCACGAAGATGACGGTGGACGATAAATGGGCTCCCAATAATCCCTGCTATTTCTGCAAGCAGTGCTACTACCTCCTCCACTACAAGGAGGACGACTCGCTGTTATACCATCATACCGTGTATGATTACTTCCAAGACTAG
- the LOC125545687 gene encoding snRNA-activating protein complex subunit isoform X3 has product MAAAGEEAECSAAAEERPREPFARGGPVFIPYMVGPVCTVPEFISSTLREVQSLRDELGDPGDEFDDELCVDDLRVLSEEELVERALREAMEEGWDCGAPAQSADQSSGAPSQPLDQRLDGGMSASSTPGNETVTSSASAETQSSVSAPGDMAIGLHEPQGSNGKTRGGKRKTRERNGNNGALTSDSTAERETSGSPVELAIVPHESEGSKGKPRGRKGKNVTSSTPSIESETPVLPSEDMSVVPHDPEGTDGQTERKKCKKRGRHFDREVRAHILQGSYLSKAEKMSEIMVKQEDDKRAARLHSFSGDSVMSKGSKASAEKIDLAKSLKYNSAHSAPWKNKASKSDEHMPIVYPEAILCVEIYECRHGSVKNQEFLVLGSQLLTDLKDNIYCSTNKLMELNKLHNHSGYFLIEDTFYNDTRHYSAVDYSKPILDWLDNSSDEVAEKWDAISSGVLKKRQKDLLKGLHISNVPEFKSANMQSTYFSDLHFRLGAGYLYCHQGNCKHTFVIRDMRLIHPEDTQNQAEYPLMTFQMQRRFQKCSVCQIYLATKMTVDDKWAPNNPCYFCKQCYYLLHYKEDDSLLYHHTVYDYFQD; this is encoded by the exons atggcggcggctggggaggaggcggagtgctccgccgccgccgaagaGCGGCCGCGCGAGCCCTTCGCCCGCGGCGGCCCGGTGTTCATCCCCTACATGGTGGGCCCTGTCTGCACCGTCCCCGAGTTCATCTCCTCCACGCTCCGCGAGGTTCAG TCCCTGCGTGACGAATTGGGCGACCCCGGGGACGAGTTCGATGACGAGCTATG CGTTGATGACCTGAGGGTGCTCTCTGAGGAGGAGCTTGTGGAGCGCGCTCTCCGGGAGGCTATGGAG GAGGGCTGGGACTGTGGCGCTCCAGCACAATCAGCAGATCAGAGTTCTGGCGCTCCATCACAGCCATTGGATCAAAGGTTAGATGGGGG AATGTCAGCGAGTTCCACCCCTGGAAATGAGACTGTCACCTCAAGCGCATCAGCTGAAACACAAAGTTCAGTATCAGCTCCCGGTGATATGGCAATTGGACTGCATGAACCACAAGGCAGCAATGGGAAAACAAGAGGTGGAAAGAGGAAAACCAGAGAGAGGAATGGAAACAATGGTGCCCTCACCTCAGATTCAACAGCTGAAAGAGAGACATCTGGATCACCTGTTGAGTTGGCGATTGTACCACATGAATCAGAAGGGAGCAAGGGGAAACCCAGAGGCAGAAAGGGTAAAAATGTAACCTCTTCAACTCCATCAATTGAAAGTGAAACACCTGTATTGCCTAGTGAGGATATGTCAGTTGTTCCTCATGATCCAGAAGGTACAGATGGTCAAACAGAACGTAAAAAGTGTAAAAAGAGAGGCAGGCATTTTGATCGGGAAGTTCGAGCGCATATTTTACAG GGGAGTTATCTTAGTAAAGCAGAGAAGATGTCAGAGATCATGGTAAAGCAAGAAGATGACAAACGTGCAGCAAGGCTGCACTCATTCAG TGGTGATTCTGTGATGTCCAAAGGCTCTAAGGCATCGGCGGAGAAAATTGACTTGGCAAAATCTCTTAAATACAACAGTGCCCACAGTGCCCCCTGGAAG AACAAAGCTTCGAAATCTGACGAACACATGCCTATAGTTTATCCAGAAGCAATTCTTTGTGTCGAAATTTATGAGTGCAGGCATGGCTCTGTGAAA AATCAGGAATTTCTTGTGTTGGGGAGCCAGCTCCTCACAGATCTGAAGGACAATATTTACTGTTCGACTAATAAGTTGATGGAGTTGAACAAGCTACACAATCATTCTGGCTATTTTCTTATTGAG GACACGTTCTACAATGACACTAGACATTATTCTGCCGTTGATTACAGTAAGCCTATACTTGACTGGCTTGACAATTCCAGTGATGAGGTGGCGGAGAAGTGGGACGCCATTAGTTCTGGCGTGTTGAAGAAACGACAAAAGGACTTATTGAAGGGCTTGCATATTTCAAATGTGCCCGAGTTTAAATCTGCAAACATGCAAAGTACCTACTTTTCAGACCTGCACTTCCGGCTTGGTGCTGGGTACCTCTACTGCCACCAG GGGAACTGCAAGCACACGTTTGTGATTAGAGACATGAGGCTGATCCACCCGGAGGACACGCAGAACCAAGCGGAGTACCCTCTCATGACGTTCCAAATGCAGAGGCGTTTCCAGAAGTGTTCAGTGTGCCAGATCTACCTCGCCACGAAGATGACGGTGGACGATAAATGGGCTCCCAATAATCCCTGCTATTTCTGCAAGCAGTGCTACTACCTCCTCCACTACAAGGAGGACGACTCGCTGTTATACCATCATACCGTGTATGATTACTTCCAAGACTAG
- the LOC125545687 gene encoding snRNA-activating protein complex subunit isoform X4 — protein sequence MAAAGEEAECSAAAEERPREPFARGGPVFIPYMVGPVCTVPEFISSTLREVQSLRDELGDPGDEFDDELCVDDLRVLSEEELVERALREAMEEGWDCGAPAQSADQSSGAPSQPLDQSTCRMSASSTPGNETVTSSASAETQSSVSAPGDMAIGLHEPQGSNGKTRGGKRKTRERNGNNGALTSDSTAERETSGSPVELAIVPHESEGSKGKPRGRKGKNVTSSTPSIESETPVLPSEDMSVVPHDPEGTDGQTERKKCKKRGRHFDREVRAHILQGSYLSKAEKMSEIMVKQEDDKRAARLHSFSGDSVMSKGSKASAEKIDLAKSLKYNSAHSAPWKNKASKSDEHMPIVYPEAILCVEIYECRHGSVKNQEFLVLGSQLLTDLKDNIYCSTNKLMELNKLHNHSGYFLIEDTFYNDTRHYSAVDYSKPILDWLDNSSDEVAEKWDAISSGVLKKRQKDLLKGLHISNVPEFKSANMQSTYFSDLHFRLGAGYLYCHQGNCKHTFVIRDMRLIHPEDTQNQAEYPLMTFQMQRRFQKCSVCQIYLATKMTVDDKWAPNNPCYFCKQCYYLLHYKEDDSLLYHHTVYDYFQD from the exons atggcggcggctggggaggaggcggagtgctccgccgccgccgaagaGCGGCCGCGCGAGCCCTTCGCCCGCGGCGGCCCGGTGTTCATCCCCTACATGGTGGGCCCTGTCTGCACCGTCCCCGAGTTCATCTCCTCCACGCTCCGCGAGGTTCAG TCCCTGCGTGACGAATTGGGCGACCCCGGGGACGAGTTCGATGACGAGCTATG CGTTGATGACCTGAGGGTGCTCTCTGAGGAGGAGCTTGTGGAGCGCGCTCTCCGGGAGGCTATGGAG GAGGGCTGGGACTGTGGCGCTCCAGCACAATCAGCAGATCAGAGTTCTGGCGCTCCATCACAGCCATTGGATCAAAG CACATGCAGAATGTCAGCGAGTTCCACCCCTGGAAATGAGACTGTCACCTCAAGCGCATCAGCTGAAACACAAAGTTCAGTATCAGCTCCCGGTGATATGGCAATTGGACTGCATGAACCACAAGGCAGCAATGGGAAAACAAGAGGTGGAAAGAGGAAAACCAGAGAGAGGAATGGAAACAATGGTGCCCTCACCTCAGATTCAACAGCTGAAAGAGAGACATCTGGATCACCTGTTGAGTTGGCGATTGTACCACATGAATCAGAAGGGAGCAAGGGGAAACCCAGAGGCAGAAAGGGTAAAAATGTAACCTCTTCAACTCCATCAATTGAAAGTGAAACACCTGTATTGCCTAGTGAGGATATGTCAGTTGTTCCTCATGATCCAGAAGGTACAGATGGTCAAACAGAACGTAAAAAGTGTAAAAAGAGAGGCAGGCATTTTGATCGGGAAGTTCGAGCGCATATTTTACAG GGGAGTTATCTTAGTAAAGCAGAGAAGATGTCAGAGATCATGGTAAAGCAAGAAGATGACAAACGTGCAGCAAGGCTGCACTCATTCAG TGGTGATTCTGTGATGTCCAAAGGCTCTAAGGCATCGGCGGAGAAAATTGACTTGGCAAAATCTCTTAAATACAACAGTGCCCACAGTGCCCCCTGGAAG AACAAAGCTTCGAAATCTGACGAACACATGCCTATAGTTTATCCAGAAGCAATTCTTTGTGTCGAAATTTATGAGTGCAGGCATGGCTCTGTGAAA AATCAGGAATTTCTTGTGTTGGGGAGCCAGCTCCTCACAGATCTGAAGGACAATATTTACTGTTCGACTAATAAGTTGATGGAGTTGAACAAGCTACACAATCATTCTGGCTATTTTCTTATTGAG GACACGTTCTACAATGACACTAGACATTATTCTGCCGTTGATTACAGTAAGCCTATACTTGACTGGCTTGACAATTCCAGTGATGAGGTGGCGGAGAAGTGGGACGCCATTAGTTCTGGCGTGTTGAAGAAACGACAAAAGGACTTATTGAAGGGCTTGCATATTTCAAATGTGCCCGAGTTTAAATCTGCAAACATGCAAAGTACCTACTTTTCAGACCTGCACTTCCGGCTTGGTGCTGGGTACCTCTACTGCCACCAG GGGAACTGCAAGCACACGTTTGTGATTAGAGACATGAGGCTGATCCACCCGGAGGACACGCAGAACCAAGCGGAGTACCCTCTCATGACGTTCCAAATGCAGAGGCGTTTCCAGAAGTGTTCAGTGTGCCAGATCTACCTCGCCACGAAGATGACGGTGGACGATAAATGGGCTCCCAATAATCCCTGCTATTTCTGCAAGCAGTGCTACTACCTCCTCCACTACAAGGAGGACGACTCGCTGTTATACCATCATACCGTGTATGATTACTTCCAAGACTAG